A region from the Spea bombifrons isolate aSpeBom1 chromosome 7, aSpeBom1.2.pri, whole genome shotgun sequence genome encodes:
- the LOC128502430 gene encoding caspase-8-like, with protein sequence MVEFQSMLLKLEHELDANEVKELMFLCKDLILPTPNIKVLFDKLQENGLLGEDNIFIIKELLYSIRRYDLLKTEFNTQREQMMEDMKIPGLSKIIPYRHLLYDLSLHVSNDDLSKVKHLLSNDIYISRMQNIEDMLDIFTEMEKKAILHPDSLERLKNIMKTIDENLMEKIVKYEQSRMSF encoded by the exons ATGGTCGAGTTCCAGAGTATGTTGCTCAAACTAGAACATGAACTGGATGCAAATGAGGTGAAAGAGCTTATGTTCTTGTGCAAGGACCTTATTCTACCAACACCAAATATAAAAGTACTCTTTGATAAGTTACAGGAGAATGGCTTGTTGGGTGAAgacaacatatttattattaaggaGCTTTTATACTCTATACGCCGATATGATCTTCTCAAAACAGAATTCAATACACAAAGGGAACAAATGATGGAAGATATGAAAATTCCAGGATTGTCCAAAATTATCCCCTACAG GCATTTACTCTATGATTTATCTTTACACGTCTCCAATGATGATCTGAGCAAAGTCAAGCATTTATTGAGcaatgatatttatatatcaagGATGCAAAATATAGAA GATATGTTGGACATTTTTACTGAAATGGAGAAGAAAGCCATTCTACATCCAGACTCACTTGAGAGGCTTAAGAACATAATGAAAACCATTGATGAAAATCTTATggaaaaaattgttaaatacgAACAAAGCAGGatgagtttttaa